DNA sequence from the Perca fluviatilis chromosome 4, GENO_Pfluv_1.0, whole genome shotgun sequence genome:
TCTTGGGAAGCAAGTAAACATCCTGCTTGTATCGTCCCTCAGGAGCGTTGTACAACTCTATAAGGGCCAGTGCCTGAACACAAACATGGATTAATAAGACTGTTGAAAATGGATGCACATTGTGAATTGAATGAAGAGCAATAAATGTAACCATTAACTTTTGAGTGGACGGCAGCAATAACTACTGTGTGTCTTTAGCTGATGTATAGCTTATTGCAGGCTGTCTGGTAGTATCAACATGTTACCTGAGTGGTGGCTGTGATGGACAAGACAAAGGTAGGGACAGTAGAGCAGCTGAGGTTAAGGAGACGTCCCTGTGGAAGAAAACACCATGTGATCAAGAACATAggttttacaaaacaattaagTTTAAGAATATTGCTGCGCCAACATTATGAAACCTTCCATATCAGCTTGGGTTGTCACCATTCTCCAAATACACGATTCGTTTTTGACGTTCGATTTAAGGAAGGATACTTTCCAACAatagtttgagtttctcagttTACAAGGTGCAattgaatgcaccattagtTTAACAAGGTGAACCTGAATGCACAATGGAGTCCCCTGGGAGCCAACATGCTTTACCATTGTTGTTTGTTACATACCTCGCTCATAGGGAAGGCAAAATATTGCCACACCGATGGCTTCTCCAACTCCGgcagtggccatggtgtctgGAAAGGTCAAGCTGCAGTCTACCGGtaaactagtctggatcaacagaattacatttcctggataattgcctgacatatGATGTCCCtcccttccgctctctgtgttgccgttctcaaattCTGTTcgcttcaggaaacaacaaaacttcgagctagcaggctacacgctgaaaatggcaagatTGCtagggattgctgtggacaaagtacacacggaAATACACTGGTAAAAGCAAATGAGGTTtgaccatgtatccagctaatttaaatagcccacgttactgtattgtgtgaacagttaacttaatttaataacgtatgtggcattttttttgcggggtgcaaatgttccaccaaaacaaggtcCTTTTCcagagaccattttgcagagccataGTTGCTGCGTCCAGatcttagcgccacccaagaggattgtgattggtttaaaaaaatgctaatAACCCAGagcgttgtttttctcctatcccagaatgtatgtgttatgtagccagaccttactccacagtgctAGGGAGATAggtggcaatgcaagactaccagtaagataacgttacacgtGTCTTTAGCTGCTACCAGCCGGTAAACTACACTGTGTCTGTTGTATTTTTCTTCGAACGAGCGTAAGTAGGCAGGggtgaagagagaaaaaaatactggGGGAATCGCCAATCCTACCTTTGATTTCAATAGTTGAAAACCAAAGCTAATTTCAACtgattttcaattcaaaatcaacATGTTGCTGTGTTCTTGACAAGCCAGAAATTGAGACTGATCAGTCACTGCAAAAGACTTCAATAGGTCTGTAGTGGGTAATATGGATGGGTCCTTGGAACTTTTTCTACAAACTGGGGGTCACTGTATGTTGTATAAATAGTGTCTCTGTCTATATcataatacattatatattatgcGTTATattcattgttgtttttgtgtttcagttGCTTAGAATTGCTATTACATCAAGcaaaataatatacagtatgttctccACAAATGAGACTAACACAGATTAATGAGGAAGTTTAAAACATGAAATCACATTCATCACATgccatgtatgtatgtctgtatttATCACATATGGTTGCATGACGTCCAGGTATAGCCAATTACCTCAGCCAAAAGAATGACTCTCTTGCCATCAGGCCAAATGACGTGATCCACCTGAGAGCGCACTCTCTCCCAGGTCAGCTCAGGGGTCCGAAGACTTGCCTGCAAGGGATGAGAATATCAGTCACCCTTAAGTTCTTTATGATAGTTCAACACGACGTGACTGACCCACCTCTTCGGACACTTAGATTTAtgcaaatatacattaaccCAGACTGTAGGATAGATTTAAACTTTTATCATAAGCACTAGTTTACCACATCAATCTCAGTATTGGAGTGGCCCATGTTGCAGACAATAGAGCCATTTTTCATTCGGTCCAGCTGGTCTCTGGTCACCACATTCTTGTTCCctacagaaaaacacaataaGTGTTTTTACTTTCAAAGCAGTAATTGGGGTATTACCCAGTTATTATGGAATAACCGGGTAATGCCAGTTTTCCCCGTACACATGAGCGGGAAAGAATGGGAAGAATTACGAGAGTAACTCTACCTCCGTTACAGTAGGTGGCACTCTGCCAACGTACAACTGGTCAGAATAAGGCTTTTTCTTGGCCACTTTTTCTTCCGCTGGCCCACTGCTGATTCGGCCAACGCTGTTTTGTTTCTTAGGGGTTAGGTGTTTACATGGCGTTTGAGAAACCGGGGTATTGCCTTAACccaatataattattttttaaactgcatgtaaacgcacACATTCACCTTTAATCCGTGTACATCGTCTGCCCCACAGGACAAAATTAGCACACGAACAGTGCAAAAGAACCATGAAACAAAAGGCATTTATTATGTCATCAGACAGGTATAGATTGAAAGGCTATAAAAATGAAGGAGTTACCAGTGCATGTGATGATGACATCAACCTGGCGAATGACCTCATTCAGCTTAACCACCCTGAATCCATCCATGCTGATAAAGAAAGAAGAGCTTCAGCATTCAGCCTCAGTGAGGAAACTATCTATTATTTACTGAAAAACAATTCAATTCAGCTGAAGGGCTGGAGTCCCTGTTAGGTCAAAGTAGTGTTTAATTTAAGCTAAACATTAGTCATCTCACaatatgtttgttaaataaataacaaaacattATCATTCCATCCCCTTTTTCTAGAGGGTTAGGGGTGGTGGACAGGGGATGTTTACGGGCTGATAGCAGGTCGCAGAAGATTCCACATAGAAGTGGTATACAGCATTTGAAAGCTGGGAACCAGCAAATAAAAATTACTTGACTAATGAAttaaatacttaaaataaatTGTGAAAGTGTATTGGGTTTTAGTACATTATGACATGAGTTTATGATGGCCATTCTCATGCTCACTTATGTCACATAAGTGGTTGCAGCAGTTTTTGGTTTGATACTATTTGTTAAACAGATTTTTAGCACAATTTACCCATTTTCGACCACTCAAGAATTGAtacaaattgtcaaaaatacCATATTAAGACCCCAAAGCCTAACTTTGGAGCATTATTTTGCCACCTTCCTGACATAGCTAGCATGGTTGGTACCACTGGATTCTTTAGAGATCGTCTTGTTTCATATGATACCAATATCTTCAAACTAGCTCCAAATCTGAGCCTGCTACAGCCTCCAGAAGACAAAAAGTCGGCTAGGGCCTTCTGGCAGGCTGTTGGAATGGCAAGGGGTTGGCTCGCTATGCTAGGTTATGTTATCCATACCGCTGTCTGTTCTATTCATATATTTTTGACATTCAACACATTCAGTTTGCATAATCATTCCACTTGTTTTCCTCACCAGGCCTGCAGGGCACAGATGGGATCAATCTCTGTAATAGAGACGACGGCTCCCAGAGCTTTCAGAGCAGCACAACAACCTTTTCCAACCTGCAAAGACAAGATGTTATACAGCGTGACCAGCAGAGTTACATATGCCAATTATTACCATGACCTTAATAAAGAAATTACACTTGCATGTATCAGTATTTAAACACAAGCCATCTTAGTACAAAACCAGGCTCTAGATATTTAACATGACAAGCCTACTAATCTCCTAGTCCTGCAGACTTTGATTCTCTAACATCATCTAGACTCAGTCAGACACGTAAACACTGTCCAATGAAATGTGATGAGCTGTTGTGTGAGGAGTCCATGGCCTGTGGTGTCTGAGGTTTTAGCATTGCAATGTATCATCATGAATGTTTTCACCGCTACATGATAAAGATTAGTATGTGGCATGTTAACGTTAACGGAAGTATCTCACCTCACCGTACCCACAAACGACCATCTGTTTGCCTCCAAACATGACATCTGTGGTTCTCTTCAAGCTAGAGAGGTTTGAGGCACACAGTTAGCACTTTTATGTGGAATTGAGAAACTGCCAATATGTATTTGCACGACTCCAAAATCTTTATACTGATGATATACAGTTAAAAGTTGTGTGACAGTTTAACTTTCTACAGTTCTGGATAATATGAAGTTTGTTTGAATAAAAGCTCTTTACAAAACAGATCATTGGTTTCCATCCCAGTGCAATAAATCTAAAGGTCTGATGATGCCGATATGTAGTGTCACAACTCGCAATGAAACACTTGCTCCAAGACATCAGTGTACCTTGTAGATTATTAATCAGAAGGAACCAGAAAAAGCGCCAACAAAGAGTCAATGAAAGAGTAGCGTAATAAGAATTAGTTTACCTGCAGTTTCGTGTTGAGCAGAGTCATCAGAAGAGCATTACAAGGGCAACAGCTGATCAAAAAAAGCTATTGAGGTAATATGCAAATTTGTTCTCTATCGACCAGGTGATGGCAGCAATGTTTCCTGACCTTTACGTCACTCCAGTGTTACAGTAATGAAAGGTCTGACGTGGCAGCTGACGACACACTCAGGAGTGAAGGAAAAGTAATGTGCCGTTTTCTTTGAACAGCTGAACTAGACTGTGGATTGCAAAACCGGTTTGTTTTGCATGCTTAAGAATTTACTGTAATGACATAACAAAGTAATTGATGCAAACTGATGAGCTTTTCTCATTTATCACTCGGGGGAAAAAACGCTACTACGACTTGAATGGGTTGGCGAGTTCACAGCTGAGCCGATGTTTCCCAGTCGGAGGGAGTAGGCAGGCATTGTTTGATTTGAACCCTCATCTCATCGTTTTTTGAGTGTATTAAACTCCAGATTGTTTTCACTATACAAACAAGGCCCTTCGTTGTGATGTATTTCTTTCCAACCCAAAATCAAGCTATCCAATGAACAAACTGCACTAGTGTTTCAACAACAGTTTGACTTATTCAGTCTTGCAACAACCAAACACCTCAAAGTCAAGCTTACTCACCCATCCAGGATTGACTCTCTGCAGCAGTACAGGTTGTCGAACTTCTGCTTCGTCACGGAGTCATTTACATTCATAGCCGGTACACACAGCTTCCCAGCTTTAGACAGCTGATACAACCTAGAGAGAGGCAAGAGTAAGGTAGTTGTGTGTTGCTGTGGGTGTGTCACGAAATATTTTAAAGGAAACCTATCTATTAAGCATTAAATCACCTGTGAACCCCAGTGACACTCTCCTCTACAATGCCCCTGATCTTCTTGAATACATTGGGGTATTTCTTGTACATCCAGTGTGTCAAGTCTCCTCCATCATCAAGGATCTAACGGATAAGAAAAAGCTGAATAAATGAATTGCGAGGCAAATATTTACACATAAATAGCTATTAATTGAAATAACGTGAAAATAATAGCTGCTCCTGTGGCGGTTTTAACATATTCAGCaaaattaatggacaaagcgatGTCGTTAGACTTccacagagaccagtgaagtctattagaagcacttttccggggATGGCTGAGCATTACTGCTCAGATGTGACGTgtgcaacctgtctgaaagttgtaagtcttctggtagctgtgccaagagaaatctcaatcattccgaatcttgcagagacggagagcgtaggtatatgtaaggaaataacatgggcacaggctaattattgctaactaaaatgctagataccattagtaattaaacttaaacagctaatgtaagtcaaaactgcctgcgagcttttcctgactatacggtaatttgtcTACTATGCCACAgaaagttgcgtggttatgacacaatcgttagcctatttttacaaaaatggctgctacggggccataacgtgagaaacaaggtaatggagtcttttatacattgtcgtgtttctttagaatttaaacaatggacaaacagagtctttaaacgcttcagatgtaaagttattcgctgtcaaagtgacgccaaaatgaatggcagtcaatggaatgctaatggcagatgatggcttgttagcatcaaaatggctccataggaggtacgctttgcagatgctcgcttacccccttggtttttAATGGCTATTTGAGGCATTTGTTTGTATAGATCATTCACATAACAGTCTACTGCTACATAAACTATCCCCTTCACAAAAGGTAGAAAACAAGCTTTTCCTTGTACCATGTTAGGCTGCCAACCCTCATTGTTGACACAGCGGTCAATGCACCACCAGAAGTCATCCTCAGACTCCCCTTTCCAGGCAAACACAGCCACACCTGAAACATAACAGATGAGGCACATCTTGAAGAATCTTACATCAACGATCCTGTGTGTGGCTATAAGCTGCcatcaaacaaacattttctcaaGCTGCACATATGGCAGCGAATGAGGGCAAAGTTACAGTATTGACTCTGTGAGGGTGAATTATATAGAAcctaattatttaataattaattatcaGCACCTAATAATTCTGCATTACATATTGGTCATTTCTTATAGCTACAAAGAGACGATGTGAATATCATTATTGGGTGTAAGAGCAAGCTGGAGAACTGTTCAACAGAGGCAGACCTTTACGCTTTCTAATTGCCCTATAGCTGAATGAAAATGTAGgtttttttccacataaaaaCAGCACAGCATGCAGTAGCCTATGTACAGCAATAACTTACTGAACACATACTCAACCCCCATGATCCTGCATGATCTCCACTGAGTGCCTCCTAAATCTGTTGTAAACCCCCCCTCCTAAATCTGTTgtaaccccccccacacacacacacacacacacttaaactaCTTAAACCATCACATAGCAACTGCAGATAAAGGGCTTTACCAAATGGCA
Encoded proteins:
- the LOC120557589 gene encoding S-adenosylhomocysteine hydrolase-like protein 1 → MSDPAGEVKLEVKQASKEVKESENVAEKYSAMTVSKNSEMNMGELSSAFSAVPTHKPVKKQIQFVEDKQEFSRFPTKAGRRSLSRSISQSSTDSYSSAASYTDSSDDESSPRDKTQVNSKGSSDFCVKNIKQAEFGRREIEIAEQDMSALISLRKRAQSEKPLAGAKIVGCTHITAQTAVLIETLVALGAQCRWTACNIYSTQNEVAAALSETGVAVFAWKGESEDDFWWCIDRCVNNEGWQPNMILDDGGDLTHWMYKKYPNVFKKIRGIVEESVTGVHRLYQLSKAGKLCVPAMNVNDSVTKQKFDNLYCCRESILDGLKRTTDVMFGGKQMVVCGYGEVGKGCCAALKALGAVVSITEIDPICALQACMDGFRVVKLNEVIRQVDVIITCTGNKNVVTRDQLDRMKNGSIVCNMGHSNTEIDVASLRTPELTWERVRSQVDHVIWPDGKRVILLAEGRLLNLSCSTVPTFVLSITATTQALALIELYNAPEGRYKQDVYLLPKKMDEYVASLHLTTFDAHLTELSDEQAKYLGLNKNGPFKPNYYRY